One part of the Lotus japonicus ecotype B-129 chromosome 2, LjGifu_v1.2 genome encodes these proteins:
- the LOC130737649 gene encoding uncharacterized protein LOC130737649, with translation MGNKEKAKERREQRLHEIRLLRTIPYSDHQRWWSKETVAVVTGGNRGIGFEICRQLAAHGLTVILTSRDATAGVESIKVLQESGLDVVYHQLDVVDYSSINQFVEWLQENYGGLDILVNNAGVNFNLGSDNSVENARKVIETNYYGTKNLTDAIIPLMKSSLLGARIVNVSSRLGRLNGRRNRISTVALREQLSNVESLSEELIGMTVSTFLQQVEDGTWTSGGWPQTYTDYSVSKLAVNAYTRLMARKLSERPEGHKIYVNCYCPGWVKTALTGYAGNNTVEEGADTGVWLALLSDQTSMGTFFAERREINF, from the exons ATGGGAAATAAGGAAAAGGCAAAGGAACGAAGAGAACAGAGACTTCACGAGATTCGGCTTCTGAGGACCATTCCCTATTCTGATCACCAAAG GTGGTGGTCCAAGGAAACTGTTGCTGTGGTTACTGGTGGAAACAGAGGTATTGGGTTTGAGATTTGTAGACAACTTGCTGCTCATGGATTGACTGTTATACTGACATCAAGAGATGCTACTGCTGGTGTTGAATCAATTAAGGTTTTGCAAGAAAGTGGTCTGGATGTGGTTTATCATCAACTTGACGTAGTAGATTATTCATCCATCAACCAGTTTGTTGAGTGGTTGCAGGAAAACTATGGTGGTTTAGATATTCTG GTAAACAATGCTGGTGTTAATTTCAATCTCGGGTCTGATAATTCAGTTGAAAATGCTCGCAAGGTTATTGAAACAAATTATTATGGCACTAAGAATTTGACTGATGCTATTATCCCATTGATGAAATCATCCCTCCTTGGTGCTCGAATTGTTAATGTAAGCTCACGTCTAGGTCGACTAAATGGAAGAAGGAAT AGAATCAGCACCGTAGCCTTGAGGGAACAACTGAGTAATGTGGAATCCCTTTCAGAGGAACTTATTGGCATGACTGTATCCACTTTTTTACAACAAGTAGAAGATGGAACTTGGACATCAGGTGGGTGGCCTCAAACATATACTGACTACTCCGTGTCGAAACTTGCAGTGAATGCTTATACAAGGCTTATGGCTAGGAAGCTTTCTGAGAGACCAGAAGGTCACAAAATTTATGTTAATTGCTATTGCCCGGGTTGGGTGAAGACAGCTCTTACAGGTTATGCAGGGAATAATACTGTTGAGGAGGGTGCTGATACTGGAGTATGGCTTGCCCTTCTGTCGGACCAAACAAGCATGGGAACTTTTTTTGCGGAGAGACGGGAAATAAACTTTTAA